A DNA window from Thiothrix subterranea contains the following coding sequences:
- a CDS encoding cytochrome c1 produces the protein MKKFIIGVMFALSASLMTTTALASGDGVELEDAKVDIHNQPSLQRGAKYFVNYCMGCHSLNFSRYNRMAADLGLTEEQVAKNLIFTRDADGEIDKPGVLMKNGMSQKQSAEWFGAPPPDLSLVGRSRGSDWIYSYLKAFYLDPTRPLGVNNTVFPNAGMPHVLWELQGMQEKHCTKGEGEHATEHCELKLVKAGSMTPVEYDQTIRDITNFLTYVGEPAKLHRTTYGIFTLLFLVLFAVVAYFLKKEYWKDVH, from the coding sequence ATGAAGAAATTTATTATTGGTGTAATGTTCGCACTGTCCGCGTCTCTGATGACCACTACTGCATTGGCAAGTGGTGATGGCGTGGAACTGGAAGATGCGAAGGTCGATATTCATAACCAACCAAGTTTGCAACGTGGTGCGAAGTATTTCGTTAACTACTGCATGGGTTGCCATTCCTTGAACTTCAGCCGTTATAACCGCATGGCGGCTGACTTGGGTTTGACCGAAGAGCAGGTGGCTAAAAACCTGATCTTTACCCGTGATGCGGATGGTGAAATCGACAAGCCCGGCGTGTTGATGAAAAACGGTATGTCTCAGAAGCAGTCCGCCGAATGGTTCGGTGCGCCGCCACCGGATTTGTCTTTGGTGGGGCGTTCGCGTGGGTCAGACTGGATTTACAGCTACCTGAAAGCCTTCTACCTTGATCCGACTCGCCCACTGGGTGTAAACAACACCGTATTCCCGAATGCAGGGATGCCACATGTGTTGTGGGAACTGCAAGGTATGCAGGAAAAGCATTGCACCAAGGGTGAAGGCGAACACGCGACCGAACATTGCGAGCTGAAACTCGTGAAAGCGGGTAGCATGACGCCGGTTGAATACGACCAAACCATTCGTGATATTACTAACTTTCTAACGTATGTGGGTGAGCCAGCCAAGCTGCACCGTACTACTTACGGCATCTTTACGTTGCTGTTCTTGGTATTGTTCGCTGTGGTTGCGTATTTCCTTAAGAAGGAATATTGGAAGGACGTGCATTAA